In one window of Chelmon rostratus isolate fCheRos1 chromosome 19, fCheRos1.pri, whole genome shotgun sequence DNA:
- the klhl8 gene encoding kelch-like protein 8 isoform X1, whose translation MAPGDVVPDHAKHLKSKEKRPGNRASKDCEPDGSFVFEAHEAWKDFHNSLRHFYEVGELCDVTLKVGSRLIPCHKLVLACVIPYFRAMFLSDMSEAKQELIEIKDFDGDAIQDLVHFAYSSKLTLTVDNVQPLLYAACILQVELVARACCEYMKAHFHPTNCLAVRTFAESHNRVDLMDMADRYACEHFTEVVECEDFTCVSPQHLRTLLSSSELNIHSETQVYNAAVKWLKANPQHHEAWLDQIMSQVRLPLLPVEFLTGTVAKEEMIKGNLSCRDLMDEARNYHLHLSNKVVLDFEYSIRTIPRKHTAGVLFCVGGRGGSGDPFRSIECYSITKNSWFFGPEMNSRRRHVGVISVGGKVYAVGGHDGNEHLGNMEMFDPLTNKWMMKASMNTKRRGIALAALGGPIYAIGGLDDSSCFNDVERYDIESDCWSAVAPMNTPRGGVGSVALGSFVYAVGGNDGVASLSSVERFNPHLNKWTEVSEMGQRRAGNGVSKLNGCLYVVGGFDDNSPLSSVERFDPRMHRWEYVSELTTPRGGVGVATVMGRVFAVGGHNGNIYLNTVEAFEPRMNRWELVGSVSHCRAGAGVAVCSSHVSQIRDVGQGSSNVANCM comes from the exons TTGAAGCTCATGAGGCTTGGAAGGACTTTCATAACTCCCTCAGGCATTTCTATGAAGTAGGAGAGCTCTGTGATGTCACGCTGAAG GTTGGCAGTAGGTTGATACCATGTCACAAGCTAGTGCTGGCTTGCGTGATCCCTTACTTCAG GGCCATGTTCCTGTCAGACATGTCTGAGGCTAAGCAGGAACTGATAGAGATCAAGGACTTTGATGGTGATGCCATCCAGGACCTGGTGCATTTTGCCTACTCCTCCAAGCTCACATTAACTGTGGACAATGTGCAGCCACTGCTTTATGCTGCCTGCATCCTTCAg GTGGAGTTGGTGGCGAGAGCCTGCTGTGAGTACATGAAGGCCCATTTTCACCCCACCAACTGCCTGGCGGTTCGTACCTTTGCCGAAAGCCACAATCGCGTGGACCTGATGGACATGGCCGACCGCTATGCCTGCGAACACTTCACTGAGGTAGTGGAGTGTGAGGACTTTACATGCGTGTCCCCCCAGCACTTGCGCACTTTATTGTCCTCCAGTGAGCTCAACATCCACTCAGAGACACAGGTGTACAATGCAGCAGTGAAGTGGCTGAAAGCAAACCCACAGCACCATGAGGCCTGGCTGGACCAGATCATGTCTCAG GTGCGCCTCCCCCTGCTCCCTGTAGAGTTCCTGACTGGAACAGTGGCCAAGGAAGAGATGATCAAAGGTAACCTGAGTTGCCGCGACCTGATGGATGAAGCCAGGAACTACCATCTGCACCTCAGCAACAAGGTGGTGCTGGACTTTGAATACTCAATCCGTACAATACCCCGGAAACACACTGCAG GGGTTTTGTTCTGCGTGGGAGGCCGGGGGGGTTCTGGTGACCCATTTCGCAGCATCGAGTGCTACTCAATCACTAAGAACAGCTGGTTCTTTGGTCCTGAAATGAACAGCAGACGGCGGCACGTGGGTGTAATATCTGTAGGAG GTAAGGTTTATGCTGTTGGGGGCCATGATGGTAATGAACATTTAGGCAACATGGAGATGTTTGACCCCCTCACCAACAAGTGGATGATGAAAGCCTCCATGAACACCAAGAG gaGGGGTATAGCCCTGGCAGCTCTTGGTGGTCCTATCTATGCCATCGGAGGTCTGGATGACAGCTCCTGCTTCAACGACGTGGAGCGTTACGACATCGAAAGTGACTGCTGGAGTGCTGTGGCTCCAATGAACACGCCCAGAGGAGGAGTGGGATCTGTGGCGTTGGGG AGTTTCGTGTACGCAGTGGGAGGCAACGATGGCGTGGCGTCGCTGTCCAGCGTGGAGCGGTTTAACCCACACCTCAACAAGTGGACGGAGGTCAGCGAGATGGGACAGCGGCGGGCTGGAAATGGAGTCAGCAAACTCAATGGCTGCCTCTATGTCGTGG GTGGTTTTGATGACAATTCACCCCTGAGCTCCGTAGAGCGCTTTGACCCACGAATGCACCGCTGGGAGTATGTGTCCGAGCTGACCACCCCCCGCGGGGGAGTCGGGGTTGCCACTGTGATGGGAAGAGTGTTCGCAGTCGGGGGTCACAATGGGAACATCTACCTGAACACAGTGGAGGCTTTTGAGCCTCGAATGAACAG atGGGAGCTGGTGGGCTCAGTGTCTCACTGCCGTGCCGGCGCCGGCGTGGCCGTCTGTTCGTCTCACGTCAGCCAGATCAGGGACGTCGGCCAGGGCTCCAGCAACGTGGCCAACTGCATGTGA
- the klhl8 gene encoding kelch-like protein 8 isoform X2, protein MAPGDVVPDHAKHLKSKEKRPGNRASKDCEPDGSFVFEAHEAWKDFHNSLRHFYEVGELCDVTLKVGSRLIPCHKLVLACVIPYFRAMFLSDMSEAKQELIEIKDFDGDAIQDLVHFAYSSKLTLTVDNVQPLLYAACILQVELVARACCEYMKAHFHPTNCLAVRTFAESHNRVDLMDMADRYACEHFTEVRLPLLPVEFLTGTVAKEEMIKGNLSCRDLMDEARNYHLHLSNKVVLDFEYSIRTIPRKHTAGVLFCVGGRGGSGDPFRSIECYSITKNSWFFGPEMNSRRRHVGVISVGGKVYAVGGHDGNEHLGNMEMFDPLTNKWMMKASMNTKRRGIALAALGGPIYAIGGLDDSSCFNDVERYDIESDCWSAVAPMNTPRGGVGSVALGSFVYAVGGNDGVASLSSVERFNPHLNKWTEVSEMGQRRAGNGVSKLNGCLYVVGGFDDNSPLSSVERFDPRMHRWEYVSELTTPRGGVGVATVMGRVFAVGGHNGNIYLNTVEAFEPRMNRWELVGSVSHCRAGAGVAVCSSHVSQIRDVGQGSSNVANCM, encoded by the exons TTGAAGCTCATGAGGCTTGGAAGGACTTTCATAACTCCCTCAGGCATTTCTATGAAGTAGGAGAGCTCTGTGATGTCACGCTGAAG GTTGGCAGTAGGTTGATACCATGTCACAAGCTAGTGCTGGCTTGCGTGATCCCTTACTTCAG GGCCATGTTCCTGTCAGACATGTCTGAGGCTAAGCAGGAACTGATAGAGATCAAGGACTTTGATGGTGATGCCATCCAGGACCTGGTGCATTTTGCCTACTCCTCCAAGCTCACATTAACTGTGGACAATGTGCAGCCACTGCTTTATGCTGCCTGCATCCTTCAg GTGGAGTTGGTGGCGAGAGCCTGCTGTGAGTACATGAAGGCCCATTTTCACCCCACCAACTGCCTGGCGGTTCGTACCTTTGCCGAAAGCCACAATCGCGTGGACCTGATGGACATGGCCGACCGCTATGCCTGCGAACACTTCACTGAG GTGCGCCTCCCCCTGCTCCCTGTAGAGTTCCTGACTGGAACAGTGGCCAAGGAAGAGATGATCAAAGGTAACCTGAGTTGCCGCGACCTGATGGATGAAGCCAGGAACTACCATCTGCACCTCAGCAACAAGGTGGTGCTGGACTTTGAATACTCAATCCGTACAATACCCCGGAAACACACTGCAG GGGTTTTGTTCTGCGTGGGAGGCCGGGGGGGTTCTGGTGACCCATTTCGCAGCATCGAGTGCTACTCAATCACTAAGAACAGCTGGTTCTTTGGTCCTGAAATGAACAGCAGACGGCGGCACGTGGGTGTAATATCTGTAGGAG GTAAGGTTTATGCTGTTGGGGGCCATGATGGTAATGAACATTTAGGCAACATGGAGATGTTTGACCCCCTCACCAACAAGTGGATGATGAAAGCCTCCATGAACACCAAGAG gaGGGGTATAGCCCTGGCAGCTCTTGGTGGTCCTATCTATGCCATCGGAGGTCTGGATGACAGCTCCTGCTTCAACGACGTGGAGCGTTACGACATCGAAAGTGACTGCTGGAGTGCTGTGGCTCCAATGAACACGCCCAGAGGAGGAGTGGGATCTGTGGCGTTGGGG AGTTTCGTGTACGCAGTGGGAGGCAACGATGGCGTGGCGTCGCTGTCCAGCGTGGAGCGGTTTAACCCACACCTCAACAAGTGGACGGAGGTCAGCGAGATGGGACAGCGGCGGGCTGGAAATGGAGTCAGCAAACTCAATGGCTGCCTCTATGTCGTGG GTGGTTTTGATGACAATTCACCCCTGAGCTCCGTAGAGCGCTTTGACCCACGAATGCACCGCTGGGAGTATGTGTCCGAGCTGACCACCCCCCGCGGGGGAGTCGGGGTTGCCACTGTGATGGGAAGAGTGTTCGCAGTCGGGGGTCACAATGGGAACATCTACCTGAACACAGTGGAGGCTTTTGAGCCTCGAATGAACAG atGGGAGCTGGTGGGCTCAGTGTCTCACTGCCGTGCCGGCGCCGGCGTGGCCGTCTGTTCGTCTCACGTCAGCCAGATCAGGGACGTCGGCCAGGGCTCCAGCAACGTGGCCAACTGCATGTGA